A stretch of the Streptomyces sp. NBC_00078 genome encodes the following:
- the typA gene encoding translational GTPase TypA — MATRHDIRNVAIVAHVDHGKTTLVDAMLKQAGAFAAHAAESLDDRMMDSNDLEREKGITILAKNTAVKYHPKDGGDVITINIIDTPGHADFGGEVERGLSMVDAVVLLVDASEGPLPQTRFVLRKALQARLPVILCINKTDRPDSRIDEVVNEAYDLFLDLDADEDQIEFPIVYACARDGVASLTKPEDGTVPQDSDSLEPFFSTILSHVPAPEYDEQAPLQAHVTNLDADNFLGRIALLRVEQGELRKGQTVTWIKRDGTMSNVRITELLMTEALTRKPAEKAGPGDICAVAGISDIMIGETLADPENPIPLPLITVDEPAISMTIGTNTSPLVGRGGTGKGADNKAAIKDRKVTARQVKDRLDRELVGNVSLRVLDTERPDAWEVQGRGELALAILVEQMRREGFELTIGKPQVVTKDVEGKVYEPVERMTIDVPEEHMGAVTQLMGVRKGRMDNMSNHGSGWVRMEFVVPSRGLIGFRTEFLTQTRGTGIGHSIHEGHEPWFGTLTTRNNGSLVADRAGAVTAFAMTNLQERGVLFTDPGTEVYEGMIVGENSRSDDMDVNITKEKKLTNMRSSSADSFEAIVPPRKLSLEQSLEFCRDDECVEVTPEAVRIRKVNLDARERARAASRAKNG, encoded by the coding sequence ATGGCCACGCGCCACGACATCCGCAACGTCGCCATCGTCGCCCACGTCGACCACGGCAAGACGACCCTCGTCGACGCAATGCTGAAGCAGGCCGGTGCCTTCGCGGCGCACGCCGCCGAGTCGCTCGACGACCGAATGATGGACTCGAACGACCTGGAGCGTGAGAAGGGCATCACGATCCTGGCCAAGAACACGGCGGTGAAGTACCACCCGAAGGATGGCGGCGACGTCATCACCATCAACATCATCGACACCCCTGGCCACGCCGACTTCGGTGGCGAGGTCGAGCGCGGTCTGTCGATGGTGGACGCGGTGGTCCTCCTGGTCGACGCCTCCGAGGGCCCGCTGCCCCAGACCCGCTTCGTGCTGCGCAAGGCGCTGCAGGCCCGCCTGCCCGTCATCCTGTGCATCAACAAGACGGACCGCCCCGACTCGCGCATCGACGAGGTCGTCAACGAGGCCTACGACCTCTTCCTCGACCTCGACGCCGACGAGGACCAGATCGAGTTCCCGATCGTCTACGCCTGTGCGCGTGACGGTGTGGCCTCGCTGACCAAGCCCGAGGACGGCACGGTCCCGCAGGACAGCGACAGCCTGGAGCCGTTCTTCTCCACGATCCTGTCCCACGTCCCGGCTCCGGAGTACGACGAGCAGGCTCCGCTCCAGGCGCACGTCACCAACCTGGACGCCGACAACTTCCTCGGCCGTATCGCGCTGCTCCGCGTCGAGCAGGGCGAGCTGCGCAAGGGCCAGACCGTCACCTGGATCAAGCGTGACGGCACGATGTCCAACGTGCGCATCACCGAGCTGCTGATGACCGAGGCGCTCACCCGCAAGCCCGCCGAGAAGGCGGGCCCCGGTGACATCTGCGCGGTCGCCGGTATCTCCGACATCATGATTGGCGAGACCCTGGCCGACCCGGAGAACCCGATCCCGCTGCCGCTGATCACGGTCGACGAGCCGGCGATCTCGATGACCATCGGTACGAACACCTCGCCGCTGGTCGGCCGTGGCGGTACCGGCAAGGGCGCCGACAACAAGGCCGCGATCAAGGACCGCAAGGTCACGGCCCGTCAGGTCAAGGACCGTCTCGACCGCGAGCTGGTCGGTAACGTCAGCCTCCGGGTCCTCGACACCGAGCGTCCCGACGCCTGGGAGGTGCAGGGCCGTGGTGAGCTGGCGCTGGCCATCCTGGTCGAGCAGATGCGCCGCGAGGGCTTCGAGCTGACCATCGGCAAGCCGCAGGTCGTCACCAAGGACGTCGAGGGCAAGGTCTACGAGCCGGTCGAGCGCATGACGATCGACGTGCCCGAGGAGCACATGGGCGCGGTCACGCAGCTCATGGGTGTCCGCAAGGGCCGGATGGACAACATGTCCAACCACGGCTCGGGTTGGGTCCGCATGGAGTTCGTGGTTCCCTCCCGCGGTCTGATCGGCTTCCGTACCGAGTTCCTCACCCAGACCCGCGGCACGGGAATCGGCCACTCCATCCACGAGGGCCACGAACCGTGGTTCGGCACGCTGACGACCCGTAACAACGGCTCGCTGGTCGCCGACCGCGCCGGTGCCGTCACCGCTTTCGCGATGACGAACCTCCAGGAGCGCGGCGTGCTGTTCACCGATCCCGGCACCGAGGTGTACGAGGGCATGATCGTCGGCGAGAACTCGCGCTCCGACGACATGGACGTGAACATCACCAAGGAGAAGAAGCTCACGAACATGCGGTCCTCCTCGGCCGACTCGTTCGAGGCGATCGTCCCGCCGCGCAAGCTCTCGCTGGAGCAGTCGCTGGAGTTCTGCCGCGACGACGAGTGCGTCGAGGTCACCCCTGAGGCGGTGCGCATCCGCAAGGTGAACCTGGACGCCCGCGAGCGCGCCCGCGCGGCGAGCAGGGCCAAGAACGGCTGA
- a CDS encoding ATP-binding protein, with the protein MGGLLAWDVIGVIDTEGDCAEWSFPAEPGAVRNARAAVRGQLHHWELDALGDLATLLVSELVTNSLRHATGPIGVRLVRPVGLRDVLLVEVSDPLPDPPRERVAHPEDESGRGLQLVAHSSRRWGTRPGDAGKTVWFELAVPA; encoded by the coding sequence ATGGGTGGGCTTCTGGCCTGGGATGTGATCGGCGTGATCGACACCGAAGGCGACTGCGCCGAGTGGAGCTTTCCCGCGGAGCCGGGCGCTGTCCGCAACGCCCGTGCCGCCGTCCGTGGCCAGCTGCACCACTGGGAGCTGGACGCCCTCGGTGATCTCGCGACGCTGCTGGTCAGCGAGCTGGTGACCAACTCCCTGCGCCATGCCACCGGCCCGATCGGCGTGCGTCTCGTGCGGCCCGTCGGCCTTCGGGACGTACTGCTGGTCGAGGTGTCCGATCCGCTCCCCGATCCACCACGCGAGCGCGTCGCCCACCCCGAGGACGAGAGCGGCCGCGGACTGCAGCTGGTCGCCCATTCCTCGCGCCGCTGGGGTACCCGGCCCGGTGACGCGGGTAAGACGGTGTGGTTCGAGCTCGCCGTACCGGCCTGA
- a CDS encoding ABC transporter family substrate-binding protein has translation MSQDGVGPTAGPCQPRRGSAPKGRGELREQPRRARRRSTADPGSSRGALRSVAFLTAGALAVSALAGCSSEDKAGKPLAGPDYAPAARDLVADGGTLRWAVDDVPETLNTFQSDADAATSRVAQAVLPSMYRLDQKGRPVRNADYLESAKVVDTEPKQVVLYKLNQQAVWSDGREIGAADFAAQWRALSGKDSAYWTARNAGYDRIEKIERGANDLQVKVTFARPYADWRSLFSPLYPKDVMGTPDAFNDGARRKLKVTAGPFSLKQVDTKNAQVTLIRNPRWWGRPAKLDEIDLKAVPLDKRAAVLAEGKIDLAEIDPSDAGNFAVAGRDKGTGTPLMGPGVRHAAKKGLEGFVVRKSLEPAYTQLALNGSTGPLADERVRRAVARALDRAALAQAVLKPLGLPAVPVGSHLALSGQAAYADGSGALGGQDTAEAQALLADAGWVRGGPVKEQKEKAEKAAGAKGRKAEDDSEGGDDGTYIVGEDDKSGDSGDSGDTGDTGDTKNGDSRDGDDKDPKDHTKKHENAKAGEGSGKHLADGGQYAEQRLMQGGAPGAYAPKGTAAPAGAAAGTLAKDGKPLSLRFVLPSGAGSEVLRTVADRISRMLQRVGITTQITKVSDESYFKDHIASGQFDLALYSWPASAFPATDARPVYAKPVPAADGSLDVEQNYTRVGTDQVDQLFDRALATLNGDDNRALIRKADSRIWAAAGSIPLYQRPQLTAARKNVVNAGSFGFQTPVYEDMGFLAKGAKPSASAASKG, from the coding sequence ATGTCCCAGGACGGCGTCGGACCCACGGCCGGGCCATGTCAGCCGCGGCGCGGCAGCGCCCCGAAGGGGCGCGGGGAACTGCGCGAGCAGCCACGACGTGCCCGCAGGCGATCCACGGCCGATCCCGGGTCTTCCCGCGGAGCGCTGCGCTCGGTCGCCTTCCTCACCGCAGGCGCGCTGGCCGTCTCCGCGCTCGCCGGCTGCAGCTCCGAGGACAAGGCGGGCAAGCCGCTCGCGGGGCCGGACTACGCGCCCGCCGCCCGTGACCTGGTCGCCGACGGGGGCACGCTGCGCTGGGCCGTGGACGACGTGCCCGAGACCCTGAACACCTTCCAGTCGGACGCCGACGCTGCCACGAGCCGTGTCGCGCAGGCGGTTCTGCCGTCCATGTACCGGCTCGACCAGAAGGGGCGGCCGGTACGCAACGCCGACTATCTGGAGTCTGCCAAGGTCGTGGACACCGAGCCCAAGCAGGTCGTGCTCTACAAGCTGAACCAGCAGGCCGTCTGGAGCGACGGCCGCGAGATCGGCGCCGCCGACTTCGCCGCCCAGTGGCGCGCCCTGTCCGGCAAGGACAGCGCGTACTGGACGGCCCGCAACGCCGGATACGACCGCATCGAGAAGATCGAGCGTGGCGCCAACGACCTGCAGGTCAAGGTCACCTTCGCCCGGCCGTACGCCGACTGGCGGTCGCTGTTCTCGCCGCTGTACCCGAAGGACGTCATGGGTACGCCAGACGCCTTCAACGACGGGGCGCGAAGGAAGCTCAAGGTCACCGCCGGGCCCTTCTCCCTGAAGCAGGTCGACACCAAGAACGCGCAGGTCACCCTGATCCGCAACCCGCGCTGGTGGGGCCGGCCCGCCAAGCTCGACGAGATCGACCTGAAGGCCGTACCGCTCGACAAGCGGGCCGCGGTGCTGGCCGAGGGCAAGATCGACCTGGCCGAGATCGACCCGTCCGACGCCGGGAACTTCGCCGTGGCCGGCCGGGACAAGGGCACCGGCACACCCCTGATGGGGCCGGGCGTGCGCCACGCCGCCAAGAAGGGCCTGGAAGGCTTCGTGGTCCGCAAGTCGCTGGAGCCCGCCTACACCCAGCTCGCCCTCAACGGTTCCACGGGACCCCTCGCGGACGAGCGCGTCCGGCGCGCCGTGGCCCGTGCCCTAGACCGCGCGGCCCTCGCCCAGGCCGTCCTCAAGCCGCTCGGCCTGCCCGCGGTGCCCGTCGGCAGCCACCTCGCGCTGTCCGGGCAGGCCGCCTACGCCGACGGCAGTGGTGCGCTCGGGGGCCAGGACACCGCCGAGGCGCAGGCGCTGCTCGCGGACGCCGGATGGGTGCGCGGCGGTCCGGTCAAGGAGCAGAAGGAGAAGGCCGAGAAGGCCGCCGGCGCCAAGGGCAGGAAGGCCGAGGACGATTCCGAGGGCGGCGACGACGGGACGTACATCGTCGGCGAGGACGACAAGAGCGGGGACTCCGGGGACTCCGGGGACACCGGGGACACCGGGGACACCAAGAACGGGGACAGCCGGGACGGGGACGACAAGGACCCCAAGGACCACACGAAGAAGCACGAGAACGCGAAGGCGGGCGAGGGGAGCGGCAAGCACCTCGCGGACGGCGGCCAGTACGCCGAACAGCGGCTGATGCAGGGCGGCGCGCCCGGTGCCTACGCCCCCAAGGGCACCGCGGCCCCCGCGGGCGCCGCGGCCGGGACGCTGGCCAAGGACGGCAAGCCGCTCAGCCTCCGCTTCGTGCTGCCGTCGGGCGCCGGCTCGGAGGTCCTGCGGACCGTGGCCGACCGGATCAGCCGCATGCTGCAGCGGGTCGGCATCACCACGCAGATCACGAAGGTCTCCGACGAGAGCTACTTCAAGGACCACATCGCGTCCGGGCAGTTCGACCTCGCCCTGTACTCCTGGCCCGCCTCCGCCTTCCCGGCCACCGACGCCCGGCCCGTCTACGCCAAGCCGGTCCCGGCCGCCGACGGCTCCCTCGACGTCGAACAGAACTACACCCGCGTCGGCACCGACCAGGTCGACCAGCTCTTCGACCGGGCTCTCGCCACCCTGAACGGCGACGACAACCGCGCCCTGATCCGCAAGGCCGACTCCCGCATCTGGGCCGCCGCCGGCTCCATCCCCCTCTACCAGCGCCCCCAGCTGACGGCCGCGAGGAAGAACGTGGTGAACGCGGGCTCCTTCGGCTTCCAGACCCCGGTCTACGAGGACATGGGCTTCCTGGCGAAGGGTGCGAAGCCTTCGGCGAGCGCTGCGTCGAAGGGCTGA
- a CDS encoding fumarate reductase/succinate dehydrogenase flavoprotein subunit — protein sequence MSVVDRQEWDVVVVGAGGAGLRAAIEARERGARTAVICKSLFGKAHTVMAEGGIAAAMANANEHDNWQVHFRDTMRGGKFLNQWRMAELHAQEAPDRVWELETWGALFDRTKEGKISQRNFGGHEYPRLAHVGDRTGLELIRTLQQKIVSLQQEDKRETGDYESRLKVFQECTVTRILKTVPDSGSAAGGRVSGVFGYERETGRFFVLEAPSVVIATGGIGKSFKVTSNSWEYTGDGHALALLAGAPLLNMEFVQFHPTGMVWPPSVKGILVTESVRGDGGVLRNSDGNRFMFDYVPDVFKEKYAESEEEGDRWYVDPDNNRRPPELLPRDEVARAINSEVKAGRGSPHGGVFLDVSTRMPAEVIKRRLPSMYHQFKELADVDITAEAMEVGPTCHYVMGGIAVESDTAAARGVPGLFAAGEVAGGMHGSNRLGGNSLSDLLVFGRRAGWHAAEHAAAMAFERPAVDEVQVDTAAAEALRPFSAEGPEGLAPGEPARADGRPPENPYTLHQELQQTMNDLVGIIRREAEMEQALEKLADLRVRARRAGVEGHRQFNPGWHLALDLRNMLLVSECVARAALERTESRGGHTREDHPTMERTWRRINLLCQLTDPTGGLAATDPVRGQIDLTRETTESIRADLLALFEKEELVKYLAEEELYE from the coding sequence ATGTCCGTGGTCGACCGGCAGGAGTGGGACGTCGTCGTGGTCGGTGCCGGAGGCGCGGGCCTCCGCGCCGCCATCGAGGCGCGCGAACGGGGTGCCCGTACGGCCGTGATCTGCAAGTCACTGTTCGGCAAGGCACACACGGTGATGGCCGAGGGCGGCATCGCCGCCGCGATGGCCAATGCCAACGAGCACGACAACTGGCAGGTCCACTTCCGCGACACCATGCGCGGCGGCAAGTTCCTCAACCAGTGGCGGATGGCCGAGCTGCACGCCCAGGAGGCCCCGGACCGGGTGTGGGAGCTGGAGACCTGGGGCGCCCTCTTCGACCGCACGAAGGAAGGCAAGATCTCCCAGCGCAACTTCGGCGGCCACGAGTACCCGCGCCTCGCGCACGTCGGCGACCGCACGGGCCTGGAGCTGATCCGCACACTGCAGCAGAAGATCGTCTCGCTGCAGCAGGAGGACAAGCGGGAGACCGGCGACTACGAGTCCCGTCTGAAGGTCTTCCAGGAGTGCACGGTCACCAGGATCCTCAAAACCGTGCCCGACAGCGGTTCCGCCGCGGGCGGCCGCGTCTCAGGCGTCTTCGGCTACGAGCGCGAGACCGGCCGTTTCTTCGTCCTGGAAGCCCCGTCCGTGGTGATCGCGACCGGCGGCATCGGCAAGTCCTTCAAGGTGACGTCGAACTCATGGGAGTACACGGGCGACGGGCACGCGCTCGCCCTGCTGGCCGGGGCGCCGCTGCTGAACATGGAGTTCGTGCAGTTCCACCCGACCGGCATGGTCTGGCCGCCGTCGGTCAAGGGCATCCTCGTCACCGAGTCCGTCCGTGGCGACGGCGGGGTGCTCAGGAACTCCGACGGGAACCGCTTCATGTTCGACTACGTCCCCGACGTCTTCAAGGAGAAGTACGCGGAGTCGGAGGAGGAGGGCGACCGCTGGTACGTGGACCCGGACAACAACCGGCGTCCGCCCGAGCTGCTCCCCCGCGACGAGGTCGCCCGCGCGATCAACTCCGAGGTCAAGGCGGGCCGCGGCTCCCCGCACGGCGGCGTCTTCCTCGACGTGTCGACCCGTATGCCCGCCGAGGTCATCAAGCGCCGGCTGCCGTCCATGTACCACCAGTTCAAGGAGCTGGCGGACGTGGACATCACGGCCGAGGCGATGGAGGTCGGGCCGACCTGTCACTACGTGATGGGCGGCATCGCGGTCGAGTCCGACACGGCCGCCGCACGCGGCGTACCGGGGCTGTTCGCGGCCGGCGAGGTGGCGGGCGGCATGCACGGCTCGAACCGCCTGGGCGGGAACTCCCTGTCCGACCTTCTGGTGTTCGGGCGCCGGGCGGGCTGGCACGCGGCCGAGCACGCGGCGGCCATGGCCTTCGAACGGCCCGCCGTCGACGAGGTCCAGGTCGACACGGCGGCCGCGGAGGCGCTGCGCCCCTTCTCCGCCGAGGGCCCCGAGGGCCTCGCACCGGGAGAGCCGGCCAGGGCGGACGGACGACCGCCGGAGAACCCGTACACCCTCCACCAGGAACTCCAGCAGACCATGAACGACCTCGTCGGCATCATCCGCCGCGAGGCCGAGATGGAGCAGGCGCTGGAGAAGCTGGCGGATCTGCGGGTACGGGCCCGCCGGGCCGGTGTCGAGGGGCACCGCCAGTTCAACCCCGGCTGGCATCTCGCCCTGGACCTCAGGAACATGCTGCTGGTCAGCGAGTGCGTGGCCCGGGCGGCGCTGGAGCGCACCGAGTCGCGCGGCGGCCACACCCGCGAGGACCATCCGACGATGGAGCGCACCTGGCGCCGGATCAACCTGCTGTGCCAACTGACCGACCCCACGGGCGGGTTGGCGGCCACGGACCCCGTGCGCGGCCAGATCGACCTCACCCGCGAGACCACCGAATCCATCCGCGCCGACCTGCTCGCCCTCTTCGAGAAGGAGGAGCTGGTCAAGTACCTCGCCGAAGAGGAGCTGTACGAGTGA
- a CDS encoding SpoIIE family protein phosphatase — translation MSEIPAKATESKDPSDGARAEAAGDAEADVTSGTTGGTGLPATGGRHSSSSGEGLSATGGGGLAPSRAGLRDTGLGEVPPGDAPPGDAMWQSSPPGSIYDYIKVASFSIGPDGLVDQWSLRAEQLFGIAAERAVGMDPIEAFIDSDLREQGQRKMAEILDGREWTGVVPFRTPETAPGEGGQEGLAEVYVMPTRTEEGEKAAVCIVVDVRTLRSIETDLAASQSIFGQSPFGFLLIDTDLRIRRVNQQFAGTFGGTPDDHRGRGVHDYLQRPEAERVAATLRRVLETGDSITDMHVTGFVPGSEGRRHWSINLYRVHSGSGRPIGVAWLGTDSTSRRAAAREAAAARRNLALLNEAGARIGNSLDLETTARELLDVVVPTFCDLATVDLYQGLLAGDEAPPGLADGSAELRRVAFASAVSDAPFVGGGAPVAVGAVHHYPFNSPCADALRTARTQFVPAEEGGLVQSTLAVPMVAHDTVVGLAQFARTKGSEPFGDRDRDLAVELAARAAVCIDNARLYRREHERALILQRSLLPPGDPVASGLDIACRYLPGDSSADRPSEVGGDWFDVIELPGHRTALVVGDVMGRGLRAAVAMGELRSAVRTLALLDLEPAEVLSALDEIARGLGAPGGVQQATRSARRPREADLSEVYLATCVYAVYDSVTRRCTFANAGHLPPVLVEPGEDALMLDVPPGMPLGVGGEPFEEVEVELPEGALLALYTDGLVESRDHPLDEGLQAFVGALTDPTLPLEDVCDHVLNTLDTHHGEDDIALLMARVQGLPTDSVGDWTLPREPRSVGRAREYAREQLQAWDLEPLVDTTELLVSELVTNALRYGEGDIRLRLLLDRTLVCEVWDSGLVQPRRRRARDTDEGGRGLQLVGLLSAAWGSRRTPRGKTVWFELPLPDGETGLADPAEALLSLF, via the coding sequence GTGAGCGAGATACCAGCGAAGGCCACGGAGTCCAAGGACCCGTCGGACGGCGCGAGGGCGGAGGCCGCGGGTGATGCCGAGGCCGACGTGACGAGCGGGACGACGGGCGGGACGGGTCTGCCTGCCACCGGTGGCAGGCATTCCTCATCCAGTGGCGAAGGGCTCTCCGCAACCGGTGGCGGAGGGCTCGCCCCGTCCCGTGCGGGGCTCCGTGACACCGGCCTCGGTGAGGTGCCTCCCGGTGACGCGCCTCCTGGTGACGCCATGTGGCAGAGCAGCCCGCCCGGCTCCATCTACGACTACATCAAGGTCGCGTCCTTCTCCATCGGCCCCGACGGGCTCGTCGACCAGTGGAGCCTGCGCGCCGAGCAGCTCTTCGGGATCGCCGCAGAGCGCGCGGTCGGTATGGACCCCATCGAGGCTTTCATCGACTCCGACCTGCGCGAACAGGGTCAGCGCAAGATGGCCGAGATCCTCGACGGGCGGGAGTGGACCGGTGTGGTCCCCTTCCGGACGCCCGAGACGGCGCCGGGGGAGGGCGGCCAGGAGGGCCTTGCCGAGGTCTATGTCATGCCGACGCGGACCGAGGAGGGCGAGAAGGCCGCCGTCTGTATCGTCGTCGACGTACGCACCCTGCGCAGCATCGAGACCGACCTTGCCGCGTCGCAGTCGATTTTCGGTCAATCTCCGTTCGGCTTCCTGCTGATCGACACCGATCTGCGGATCCGCCGCGTCAACCAGCAGTTCGCCGGCACCTTCGGGGGTACGCCCGACGACCACCGCGGCCGAGGCGTCCACGACTATCTGCAGCGGCCCGAGGCCGAGCGGGTCGCGGCCACGCTGCGCCGGGTCCTGGAGACCGGCGACTCGATCACCGACATGCACGTCACGGGCTTCGTGCCGGGTTCGGAGGGCCGCCGCCACTGGTCCATCAACCTCTACCGCGTGCACAGCGGCTCCGGTCGCCCCATCGGCGTCGCATGGCTCGGAACCGACAGCACCTCGCGGCGCGCCGCAGCCCGTGAGGCCGCCGCGGCGCGGCGCAATCTCGCCCTTCTCAACGAGGCCGGCGCCCGCATCGGCAACTCCCTCGACCTGGAGACCACGGCTCGCGAACTCCTCGACGTCGTCGTCCCAACCTTCTGCGACCTCGCGACGGTCGACCTCTACCAGGGCCTGCTGGCGGGTGACGAGGCCCCGCCGGGCCTCGCCGACGGCAGTGCGGAACTGCGCCGGGTCGCCTTCGCCAGCGCGGTGTCCGACGCGCCGTTCGTCGGGGGCGGCGCGCCCGTCGCCGTGGGCGCCGTCCATCACTACCCCTTCAACTCCCCCTGCGCCGACGCCCTGCGCACCGCCCGCACCCAGTTCGTGCCCGCCGAGGAGGGCGGCCTCGTCCAGTCCACGCTGGCCGTGCCGATGGTCGCCCACGACACCGTCGTAGGACTCGCGCAGTTCGCCCGTACGAAGGGGAGCGAGCCGTTCGGGGACCGGGACCGGGATCTCGCGGTGGAACTCGCGGCGCGTGCCGCCGTCTGTATCGACAACGCACGCCTGTACCGCCGTGAGCACGAACGCGCCCTGATACTGCAGCGGTCGCTGCTCCCGCCGGGCGACCCGGTGGCCTCCGGCCTGGACATCGCCTGCCGCTATCTGCCGGGCGACTCCTCCGCCGACCGCCCCAGCGAGGTCGGAGGTGACTGGTTCGACGTCATCGAACTGCCGGGACACCGTACGGCGTTGGTCGTGGGCGACGTCATGGGCCGCGGTCTACGCGCGGCGGTGGCGATGGGCGAACTCCGCTCGGCGGTCAGAACACTTGCCCTTCTGGACCTCGAACCGGCCGAAGTGCTGAGTGCGTTGGACGAGATCGCGCGCGGCCTCGGGGCGCCGGGAGGCGTCCAGCAGGCCACCCGCTCGGCCCGCCGCCCCCGTGAGGCGGACCTCTCCGAGGTGTACCTCGCGACCTGTGTGTACGCGGTCTACGACTCCGTCACCCGCCGCTGCACCTTCGCCAACGCGGGCCATCTGCCCCCCGTCCTGGTCGAACCCGGCGAGGACGCGCTGATGCTCGACGTGCCGCCCGGCATGCCGCTCGGTGTCGGTGGGGAGCCGTTCGAGGAGGTCGAGGTCGAACTTCCCGAAGGCGCACTGCTCGCGCTCTACACGGATGGACTGGTCGAATCCCGCGACCATCCCCTGGACGAGGGCCTCCAGGCCTTCGTGGGAGCGCTGACGGACCCGACCCTCCCCCTGGAGGACGTCTGCGACCACGTCCTCAACACCCTCGACACCCACCACGGCGAGGACGACATCGCCCTGCTGATGGCCCGTGTCCAGGGCCTGCCGACCGATTCGGTCGGCGACTGGACGCTGCCGCGCGAGCCGCGCAGCGTGGGCAGGGCCCGTGAGTACGCCCGCGAGCAGCTGCAGGCCTGGGACCTCGAACCCCTGGTCGACACAACGGAGTTGCTGGTCAGCGAGCTGGTGACGAACGCCCTGCGCTACGGCGAGGGGGACATCAGGCTGAGGCTCCTGCTTGACCGCACCCTGGTCTGCGAGGTCTGGGACTCCGGCCTCGTCCAGCCCCGCCGCCGCCGCGCCCGCGACACGGACGAGGGCGGCCGGGGCCTGCAACTCGTCGGCCTCCTGAGCGCGGCCTGGGGCTCCCGCCGCACACCGCGCGGCAAGACGGTGTGGTTCGAACTCCCGCTGCCGGACGGGGAGACGGGGCTAGCGGATCCGGCGGAGGCACTGCTGAGCCTCTTCTGA
- a CDS encoding succinate dehydrogenase/fumarate reductase iron-sulfur subunit: MSSYEARFKVWRGDIKGGDLEDFAVEVNDGEVVLDIIHRLQSTQAPDLAVRWNCKAGKCGSCSAEINGRPRLMCMTRMSVFTREETITVTPLRAFPVVRDLVTDVGFNYTKAREIPAFVPPADLGPGEYRMMQEDVDRSQEFRKCIECFLCQDTCHVVRDHEENKTAFAGPRFLMRVAELDMHPLDAAADSGLDRKKTAQDEHGLGYCNITKCCTEVCPEGIKITDNALIPLKERAVDRKYDPLVWLGSKIRRRPS, translated from the coding sequence GTGAGCAGCTACGAGGCCCGCTTCAAGGTGTGGCGGGGCGACATCAAGGGCGGTGACCTTGAGGACTTCGCGGTCGAGGTCAACGACGGGGAGGTGGTCCTGGACATCATCCACCGCCTCCAGTCCACCCAGGCCCCCGACCTCGCCGTGCGCTGGAACTGCAAGGCGGGCAAGTGCGGTTCGTGCTCGGCCGAGATCAACGGGCGGCCGCGCCTGATGTGCATGACGCGCATGTCGGTGTTCACGCGGGAGGAGACGATCACCGTCACACCGCTGCGCGCCTTCCCCGTCGTACGCGACCTGGTGACGGACGTCGGCTTCAACTACACCAAGGCGCGCGAGATCCCGGCCTTCGTGCCGCCGGCGGACCTCGGCCCCGGCGAGTACCGGATGATGCAGGAGGACGTGGACCGCTCGCAGGAGTTCCGCAAGTGCATCGAGTGCTTCCTGTGCCAGGACACCTGCCATGTCGTCCGCGACCACGAGGAGAACAAGACGGCGTTCGCCGGCCCGCGCTTCCTGATGCGCGTCGCCGAGCTGGACATGCATCCGCTGGACGCGGCCGCCGACAGCGGTCTCGACCGCAAGAAGACCGCCCAGGACGAACACGGCCTCGGCTACTGCAACATCACCAAGTGCTGCACGGAGGTCTGCCCCGAGGGCATCAAGATCACGGACAACGCGCTGATTCCCCTCAAGGAACGCGCGGTCGACCGGAAGTACGACCCGTTGGTGTGGCTGGGGTCGAAGATCAGGCGGCGCCCTTCGTAG
- a CDS encoding (deoxy)nucleoside triphosphate pyrophosphohydrolase: protein MTERIVVVGAALLDDGRLLAARRSAPPELADRWELPGGKVEPGETPEVALVRELREELGVDAETVARVPGEWPLKSPYVLQVWTARLRPGSAGPEPLQDHDALRWLGPGELWEVAWLDQDVPAVRVVAARSWSGHAPARDADPC, encoded by the coding sequence ATGACGGAACGGATCGTGGTGGTCGGCGCCGCCCTGCTGGATGACGGCCGCCTGCTCGCCGCCCGCCGGAGCGCACCCCCTGAACTTGCCGACCGCTGGGAACTGCCCGGCGGCAAGGTGGAGCCCGGCGAGACGCCCGAGGTGGCCCTCGTGCGCGAACTGCGCGAGGAACTCGGGGTGGACGCCGAGACCGTCGCACGCGTACCGGGGGAGTGGCCCCTGAAGTCGCCCTACGTGCTCCAGGTGTGGACCGCCCGTCTGCGCCCCGGCTCGGCCGGCCCCGAGCCGCTCCAGGACCATGACGCGCTGCGCTGGCTCGGCCCCGGAGAACTGTGGGAAGTGGCCTGGCTGGACCAGGACGTTCCGGCGGTCAGAGTGGTGGCCGCCCGCTCCTGGTCTGGGCACGCGCCGGCGAGAGACGCAGATCCGTGTTGA